The segment CCCTTCACGTACTGCCTTATTTTTCCAGTCACTAGATCCGTTCCTTAAAAAAGTGACTTTCAAAGTGTGGGGGTCTCCAATACCCTTTCAGTGTGTCTGTTGGGTCAAAACTACACTCATTAAAAAAGacgttatttgcctttttcactttcatcttCTCACAGGTGAACAGTTTTACAGAGGCTATGTGACATGTGATGACATCAGCACCCCCATGGCTAATGGAATATGTGCTTGTGTATTCTTGTGTTTTCTAGACTTTTCCAATGTAGTAGGTTCAGGAAATACGTATGTGCATTTTCACCGACTGTTCCTAGTACTTCTGAGCTcttaatatgcttttttttctgttttatctgcTATAATTTCTATAACTTTattatcattcatttaatcattctgAAATCCCAAAGTTTCCCTTGCACCTTTGCAAAAACACAAGTACATGTTGATAATTTGTTTTgcaatagtattttaaaatttttcttatttttaatttctaatatgataAATACTGATacatataatgcatataataaagatttttaggtccttaattatttttaagagtaaaaagGGGTTCTTCAAGTaaaacaagtttgagaaccactgccttagaaTATAATGCTATCTCCTCTGGAGaccatatttctaaattaattttctatgtCCAGTCGGCAATAATAACTGGAAATAATGATTAGTGATAATAGTGACACTCATTTTTTTAGGCGAGGCACCTGgttaggttctctctctctctctccatatatatatatatatatatatatatatatatatatatatatatataatttcatgtaTATGTTACTTCAAATCTTCATAACTATCTTACAGAACAAGTATGATTATCCTcgtttgacagatgagaaacctGTGGTCAGAAAGGGTAAATAAGCCACTATCATCATTAATAAGTGATGCAGCCTGATCCAAATCCATGTCTATTGCTGAGGCCCTTATCCTTTCTAGAAAATGACAGTTCCTGTAAGAATGCTTTCTGTAAGAATGTTTGCATTACATATCTTTGGAACTTTACAAGTTTTTTAGGGAATCACTTTCAAATCCATTATTTCCTTCAATTTTCGTAATCCCATATGAGTTATTTAAATCCCCTTAGAGATGTGTCTAAATGCAATGTTCTTTCCACTGTATTATACTgtgattttttattattcttactaAAAACACTCAAACTCAGGACATGATATCCATGCAGTTGGCTCTTGTCTGCTTCTATCACAGCATAGGTAAAGAAGGCTGTTACTTGAGAGCAGGAACTGCAGACATTTTCTGTaaaaagggccagacagtaaatattgtAGGTTTTATGGGCTAAGAGGCAAATAGTGACTATTCGGTAGGTACTTATATGataagagaaaacacatttccacaacttttattaataaaattaaaaatgtaatcataatCACAATTAACTACAAATTTTgtaatactaagaaaaataaaagtatattttttcgTGGACTAATATTTGGCTTAATTTGGGTTCCGAATTTGTGTGTCCTGTCATCAAATTGATTGCAAATGTTCATTTGTGAAAACTATTAACTCCAGAGCTATACAAAAACAGCAGGCAGGATGGATATGGCCTGTGGACTGTGGTTTGCCAATTCCTGCTTTACAGTGTAGTTCTCCAACTGTGACCCCAGGTCAGCAGCTTCCACCTCACCTGGTAACTTGTTAAGAATGAGAATGCTTCAAAATCatctgaatcagaaactctggggactGGGGCCCAGTcatctgtgttttttaaagtcCTGCTGATAATTCTGAGCATggtcaagtttgagaaccactgctaaaTATCTGTACCTATACCGACAtctatttatatagatacagatttgtttatttacttggaGGCGTTCTGATCCTAACTCTGCATGATGATGCTACTACAGACCACTCATCGCCCCTCCCACATTAAGgctttcatttaaaggaaaatctcaTTATATTTCACCTTCATCCACCCTTGACAGTAACATCCAAAATTGCTATGTTTCCATAAGAAACTTAACTTTCCAATTCACAGAAGTCTCAGGACTCCAAAGACATTGAATTGacaatgtatttataaaatgttgttCATGTGGAACAGCTACACTAGGGATGGGGgttaggggagagggagaggagtaATACTAAAAAAATTTTCTCAAACTTCAGCCACACTCGTAGGTGTCTTGGCGGGGAACCCACAAGGGAATATCTTCAAAACCATGAGGTAAGTTGAAACCCTGAGATAATGGCTTTCATGTCACCCTGCCTGCCAAGATTGAAACAAAACCAACCTGTCAAAACAAGTTATTGAAACGTCACCAGTGGCTGAAACGTACTTGCACATCTGCCTGTCCAAAAAGCCTCTCCGCCTTTATTACCTCTACCCTTCGCGGTAGTAGCACCAGAAACAGCATCCAGACTCCTCAAAGTTTTTTACGCACGAGGTTTTAAAAACCAAATCTATGTTTTTAGTCATGTACCTCTGCAAATGTCTCTGGTAAGATTACATCTTCCCTTATTACCTTTCCACACCAACACCTGGGAGAACTTCCAGACGCCATCCGCCCATTTCTGACGCCACTAAAGTCATGGGCAGGtataatgaaacaaaacattaacTAGCGATCGGGAAGTAGGAAAGGACTCATATGCCAAGGAGAAACCAAGTTCTGTTCCTCAGCGTTCTGAGGCGCAAAAATAACAAATCTTCCCggagggaagcagagaggagggggTTCTGTCAACTGGAGACGTTTCACGGAGCTCAGGAGACACCATTGAACTctgtctttcccttcctccctctgactTTCCCTCTTCTCGCTCAACATATTGGGTTATACCTCTTGGGGCTGTGAAGGGAAAGAACCGGATCTGGGGAGCGCAGCAACAAACCCTCCTGGCTCTGgctttcatttaaaggaaaatctttcatttaaagTTTCTCTTGCGCCACGTCCAACACGCCCCACCCTTCCCGCTGGGCACCCGCTGCCCGATGCGCTCCAGTCCCCCGCAGGCTTGGCGAGGAGCGACTCACAATTAAAGGCAGGGAGCACACGGTGAAGAGCACCGTCATGAAGGCCAGCAGCAGGAGGTGATCCATCTCCTCCAGGGGCTGCGGGGTCGCTTCCTTGTCCCCGGCGCTGGGCTCCGCACGCTCCCTGGTCCCGGAACGCGGGAGCCGCTGCAGCCGCCGGTGCATCGCGTAGAGGTTGCGCATGGCGCCCACGTTGCACAGCACGATGGCGAGGACCAACACCGCCATGAGGCTGGCGTAGAGCACTGAGTAGCCCAGCACCGACAGCGAGCGCTCCTCATGGACCATCTGGATAAAGCACCAAGTGCCGGGGCAGTACTGCACGAACTTCCCGAAGCCCGCGAAGGGCAGCGCGCAGAAAGCCAGGCAGAAGGCTCCCACGACGGGCGCCACCAGCGCGCCCCTGCGCAGGGTGATGTGCTGTCGGTAAAAGAAGGGGTGCCCCAGGGATAGCCAGCACTCCACGGCCATGGCCAGGAGCTGCAGCGTCGAGGCGAGTCCGAAGAAGGACATGATGAAGGCGAAGGCTTCGCACAGCGAGGGGCCAGGAGGGGGAACCAGCCCCCACAGGCTCCGGTTCTGCGAGTAGGCCGCCAGCACGAAGGGGCTCACCAGGGACTTGCCCAGCAAGTCGGTGACAGTCAGCCCGCACACCAACACGTAGAAGACCGATGGCGGCCGGCGCGGTGAGCGCAGCGGGCACGACCCCAGCCCCGAGCGCGCCAGCAGCCCCAGAGCCAGCAGGTTGCCCAGGAGGCCCGCGCTGAAGAGCACCCAGCCCACTGTCGCCGCGTAGTCCTTCTCCACCGAGGTGATGTTTTGGCAGCGGTAGAACGACGGCATCATGGTGGGCGGCGCGGTGGGCCAGAGTGGAGGCTGCGGGAGGGCCAGGACCCCGGCGTCCGGGTGCGGAGGAGAACCCCGCCGCTCCATGCGCGCCTCGGGAGGAGAGGCTGCGCCGCTGAGGAAGCTCCGCGGGCCGCCGGGTGTGCCCGACAGCCGGCACCTCCTATCTAAACTCTCAGGTCACACCCCTCCCGGAGGGGCGGGACGAGCTGCTCGCTGCGCACCCGGCGCCGGCCCCGAGGAGCGCGGAGCAGCCCAGCGAAGAGCTCGACCCCGACCCCAAAGCTTCTGGTCCTAAGGAGAGGCAGACCCTCATGCTCAGAGtcggagagaaagaaggaaagtggCCAGATCCCGAGCACCCCGGGTCAGCACTTCCTGCGAGGCAACAGAACTACTGACATGGAGGGGAAATTAAGCAACAGCTACCAGGGAGGAAGGTATTGCAAAGAAGTGGTGGAGGAACTCTGGTGGTGTCCAAGAAGAACGCTGAAGATGAAGGCATTGAGGAGGCTGGGAAAGGTTTACCACCTCGTTTTTTAATTAGTGGGTTAAGGAGGGTATAAAGGTAACTAACATTTGCATAACACTTAAGCCTTAGTTCAAACTCTCTTCTTGATCTGTGCACCAATGAAAAATGACCTTCATTGCCTAGGTGAGAAAACCGAAACCTTGGAAGGTTAAGTGATCTGCCCTAGGTgacaaagctagtaagtggcaaagctggacCAGAAACCTGGATCTTGTATTTATAGAGCCGGTCAGTATTGGCTTCTCCTCCCAAAAGGTTGGCCAGATTTCCGGGAAGTGACTGCAGGGAAAACCAAGGGAGATGTTAGCTCTGGGTACGTGAATTACAGTGGGAGGAGTGTTGTTAAGAGCTTTAATGCTGTCATCAAATAGACCTGGGCTCAAGTCCTAATTCTGCTACTCACTGCCTGTGCGACCCCGAGGGCCTTGCTTAACCTCTCAAGAAGTAACGTCTAGCCAACCTGACTGGCTCTTTCGAGGCATAGGGATAACATGT is part of the Rhinolophus sinicus isolate RSC01 linkage group LG03, ASM3656204v1, whole genome shotgun sequence genome and harbors:
- the PTGDR gene encoding prostaglandin D2 receptor encodes the protein MERRGSPPHPDAGVLALPQPPLWPTAPPTMMPSFYRCQNITSVEKDYAATVGWVLFSAGLLGNLLALGLLARSGLGSCPLRSPRRPPSVFYVLVCGLTVTDLLGKSLVSPFVLAAYSQNRSLWGLVPPPGPSLCEAFAFIMSFFGLASTLQLLAMAVECWLSLGHPFFYRQHITLRRGALVAPVVGAFCLAFCALPFAGFGKFVQYCPGTWCFIQMVHEERSLSVLGYSVLYASLMAVLVLAIVLCNVGAMRNLYAMHRRLQRLPRSGTRERAEPSAGDKEATPQPLEEMDHLLLLAFMTVLFTVCSLPLIYRAYYGAFKPVKKNETSEVGDLRALRFLSVISIVDPWIFIIFRTSIFRMFFHKIFIRPLMYRNCHSNSCRTEIESRL